The following proteins are encoded in a genomic region of Limosilactobacillus reuteri subsp. reuteri:
- a CDS encoding adaptor protein MecA, with the protein MEMERINENTIRVLVDNDDLSARGITILDLLGDHQQIEDFFYSILKEVDTDHQFQNNDAVTFQVMPTNNGLELFISKNDSNFAGNEQHGPINDQVSKYIKQHLIQKNSPDQDQRKTAINDSEDNEIQHTNWQVITFDSFEDLIDFAKIAESDDVSSYLYKYNDLYYLAIAYSDSILNSNDVKDQLALAYEYGNPTATTVDFLSEHGKKIMSVSALHLIRHYFE; encoded by the coding sequence ATGGAGATGGAACGCATTAATGAAAATACTATTCGCGTTTTGGTAGATAATGATGATTTATCTGCTCGGGGTATCACTATTCTAGACTTACTTGGCGATCATCAGCAAATTGAGGATTTCTTTTATAGTATCCTAAAAGAAGTAGATACTGATCACCAATTCCAAAACAACGATGCGGTTACTTTTCAGGTGATGCCCACTAATAATGGCTTAGAATTATTTATTAGTAAAAATGATTCTAATTTTGCTGGGAATGAACAGCATGGACCAATTAATGACCAGGTGTCCAAATATATTAAGCAACATTTGATTCAAAAAAATAGTCCGGATCAAGATCAAAGAAAAACAGCGATTAATGATTCAGAGGATAATGAGATTCAACATACTAACTGGCAAGTAATTACATTTGATTCTTTTGAAGATTTGATTGATTTTGCGAAAATTGCTGAGAGTGATGATGTTTCATCATATTTATATAAGTACAATGATTTGTATTATTTAGCAATTGCTTATTCTGATTCTATTTTGAACAGTAATGATGTTAAAGATCAACTTGCTCTTGCTTATGAATATGGAAACCCCACGGCAACAACGGTTGATTTTCTAAGTGAACATGGAAAGAAAATAATGTCAGTATCTGCCTTGCATTTAATTCGACACTATTTTGAATAA
- the spxA gene encoding transcriptional regulator SpxA encodes MVTLYTSPSCTSCRKARAWLKEHDIAFKERNIFSEPLSLNEIKNILRMTEDGTEDIISKRSKAYQKLSVDLNDLSMKALFKLISKNPGLLRRPIIIDDKRLQVGYNEDEIRRFLPRKVRELELVEAQEKANMI; translated from the coding sequence ATGGTTACACTATATACGTCTCCAAGTTGCACGTCTTGTCGTAAAGCACGTGCCTGGCTAAAAGAACATGATATTGCTTTTAAGGAACGGAATATTTTTTCTGAACCATTGTCTTTAAATGAAATTAAGAATATTTTACGGATGACTGAAGATGGTACTGAAGATATTATTTCAAAGCGGTCTAAAGCTTACCAAAAGTTGAGTGTAGATCTTAATGATTTGTCAATGAAGGCTCTGTTTAAGTTAATTAGTAAAAATCCAGGATTGTTACGACGTCCGATTATTATTGATGATAAACGGCTTCAAGTTGGTTACAATGAAGACGAAATCCGTCGCTTCTTACCTCGAAAGGTTCGTGAACTTGAACTAGTAGAAGCTCAAGAAAAAGCAAATATGATTTAA